The Cucumis melo cultivar AY chromosome 6, USDA_Cmelo_AY_1.0, whole genome shotgun sequence genome includes a region encoding these proteins:
- the LOC103493328 gene encoding uncharacterized protein At5g49945-like: MAKLTSLLIFSSLLSLLLLSLSPSYVLADSHFEGFEPELDDLEDDDLSLPLTDLPLRPPPLTQSEPEPAGISSLDRDSDAPDPVAEPSDPQSPPSVSDFPKPSPTSFNYWDEDEFEGLPIEQPQEPVQQSSKSAEDSASTNPNSDSKPTSQIPKHANAPKSYTVEIVCGSFLVIFVINYFTGKRENENIALSWAAKFATKDSIFEKNFSLLGVGEGEDSPLLLKEGQNVFKFYASGRRYCQGLLATMELKSRHDLISRLYNMVVPCKDEISFEVYMNDDAMDHIIFAVAKKKAAKAMQKDLRDLQRFAGILAPPRWVPEELSVISESKEVAADLITEAVLDQVFGEKSFEKFGKYFISMHFSDQHSGMHKKMLLFKFALPDANNMADISRLVALVPYYIDTVGRYKLSSQARSKTEAARSKAAQEAYRELQNARQEALQKRKAEKKKLMEEAEAKLSAEALRRKEAKDRAKQMKKAMPKIKMSRTR; the protein is encoded by the exons ATGGCGAAGCTCACCTCCCTCCTCATATTCTcatctcttctctctctcctctTGCTCTCTCTTTCACCCTCTTATGTTCTTGCTGATTCCCACTTTGAAGGATTTGAACCAGAACTCGACGACCTCGAAGATGACGATCTTTCACTCCCCCTCACCGATCTCCCCCTCCGTCCTCCTCCTCTTACCCAGTCCGAGCCCGAACCCGCCGGAATTTCTTCTCTGGATCGAGATTCTGATGCACCGGATCCGGTGGCCGAGCCGTCGGATCCTCAATCTCCACCCTCTGTCTCCGATTTTCCGAAGCCGTCTCCGACTAGCTTCAATTACTGGGATGAGGACGAATTTGAAGGTTTGCCGATTGAGCAACCACAAGAACCGGTACAACAGAGCTCCAAATCTGCGGAGGATTCAGCCTCCACCAATCCGAACTCTGATTCAAAACCTACCTCTCAGATTCCCAAACATGCGAATGCTCCGAAGTCATATACTGTTGAAATTGTCTGCGGATCTTTCTTGGTGATTTTTGTGATAAACTATTTTACCGGAAAGCGCGAGAACGAGAACATTGCTCTATCTTGGGCTGCGAAATTCGCGACCAAGGACTCCATTTTTGAGAAGAACTTTAGTCTGCTGGGCGTGGGGGAAGGCGAAGACTCGCCTTTGCTGTTGAAAGAGGGACAGAATGTCTTCAAATTCTATGCTAGTGGGCGAAGGTATTGCCAAGGGCTGTTGGCGACAATGGAGTTGAAGAGCCGACATGATTTAATCTCGAGGTTGTATAATATGGTGGTGCCATGTAAGGATGAAATTAGCTTCGAAGTCTATATGAATGATGATGCGATGGATCATATTATCTTTGCCGTGGCGAAGAAGAAAGCTGCCAAAGCAATGCAAAAGGATTTGAGGGATTTGCAAAGATTTGCCGGGATTTTGGCGCCACCCAGATGGGTTCCTGAAGAGTTGAGCGTAATTTCTGAATCGAAGGAAGTCGCTGCAGATTTGATCACAGAGGCCGTTCTTGACCAG GTTTTTGGTGAAAAATCTTTTGAGAAATTTGGGAAGTATTTCATCTCGATGCACTTCTCGGATCAGCATTCAGGCATGCACAAGAAGATGCTGTTGTTCAAGTTTGCCCTCCCAGATGCCAACAACATGGCAGATATTTCTCGTCTAGTAGCCCTTGTGCCCTATTACATCGACACTGTTGGACGCTACAAGCTCAGTTCACAG GCTCGCTCGAAAACTGAAGCTGCCAGGTCGAAGGCTGCTCAAGAGGCATACAGAGAGCTTCAAAATGCAAGGCAAGAAGCGCTGCAGAAGAGGAAGGCAGAGAAGAAGAAACTGATGGAAGAAGCTGAAGCCAAATTAAGTGCTGAGGCTCTTCGACGGAAAGAGGCGAAAGACCGCGCCAAGCAGATGAAGAAAGCGATGCCAAAGATAAAGATGAGCCGCACTCGTTAA
- the LOC107991202 gene encoding uncharacterized protein LOC107991202 encodes MANAVSLVESSTTNFSNPPLNQLLNQLSSVKLDRGNYLLWKTLALPIMKSYKFEGHLTGENPCLPKFITNQTGESQSGIDGTTEATDGASSRSTTTKTVNPKFDQWLTSYLLLLGWIYNSMTAEVAFQLKGFNTAKDLWEAIQDLFRV; translated from the coding sequence ATGGCCAACGCCGTCTCCCTCGTCGAATCCTCAACCACAAACTTCAGTAACCCTCCTCTAAACCAATTACTAAATCAACTGTCCTCTGTGAAACTTGATCGTGGAAATTATTTGTTGTGGAAAACTCTAGCCCTTCCTATTATGAAGAGTTACAAATTCGAAGGACATTTGACAGGAGAAAATCCATGTCTACCGAAATTCATCACTAATCAAACCGGTGAATCACAATCTGGAATTGATGGCACTACTGAAGCAACTGATGGAGCATCATCAAGATCCACTACAACAAAAACGGTCAATCCAAAATTTGATCAATGGCTTACCTCTTATCTATTACTTTTAGGTTGGATATACAACTCAATGACAGCCGAAGTGGCTTTTCAACTGAAGGGGTTCAACACAGCAAAGGACCTTTGGGAAGCCATACAAGATTTATTTAGAGTATAA